One Azoarcus sp. DN11 DNA segment encodes these proteins:
- a CDS encoding methyltransferase domain-containing protein has protein sequence MSENGFYRAFEDRYRGSRESIIDRLEVYLPFVEPLRAVYPESAAVDLGCGRGEWLQLMKQKGFDAVGVDIEEGMLSACSGLGLKTVKQDAIAFLRTLAGESQCVVSGFHFVEHLPFADLQVLVEEALRVLKPGGLLILETPNPENVAVGTTNFYLDPTHERPIPPLLLKFLPEHYGFARIKIVRLQEQPALVGKESVDLIDVFCGASPDYAIVAQKSAAPPIMADFDEPFAQSYGIELDQLANRFDAKLERRFEMLEQRFSSAASVTDHVARVIDRFAAAADELAALTNLARESEKFALAQGVELSRVREELETTKHAHQDEIVRLTAWARESEAYARAHEDELSRAREELEATKQAHAEEVARLTGSARESEVRASAQSDELKLVRQELETIVRVREEEAISQGKEIRRLSAEIESLTAKIEKYAKFWLFRVLRPPVVEGSGRGGQNS, from the coding sequence ATGAGTGAAAACGGTTTCTATCGCGCCTTTGAAGACCGGTATCGTGGTTCTCGCGAGTCCATCATAGATCGACTTGAAGTTTATCTCCCGTTTGTTGAGCCTCTCCGCGCAGTTTATCCCGAGTCGGCCGCCGTTGATCTTGGTTGCGGGCGCGGCGAGTGGCTCCAATTGATGAAGCAAAAGGGTTTTGATGCCGTCGGCGTCGATATCGAAGAAGGTATGCTGTCCGCGTGTTCCGGTCTAGGCTTGAAGACGGTCAAACAGGACGCGATCGCCTTCCTAAGAACGCTCGCTGGCGAATCGCAGTGCGTCGTTTCTGGCTTTCATTTTGTTGAACACCTACCGTTTGCCGATCTCCAGGTCTTGGTCGAAGAGGCTCTGCGTGTCCTGAAACCCGGCGGGCTTTTGATACTTGAGACGCCGAATCCAGAAAATGTCGCAGTGGGGACGACAAACTTTTACCTTGATCCTACCCATGAGCGGCCGATACCTCCCCTATTGCTTAAATTCCTGCCCGAGCATTACGGCTTTGCGCGAATCAAAATTGTGCGTCTTCAGGAACAACCTGCGTTGGTCGGCAAGGAAAGCGTAGACCTCATTGACGTGTTCTGCGGTGCAAGCCCGGATTATGCGATCGTGGCACAGAAATCCGCTGCGCCGCCGATCATGGCTGACTTCGACGAACCCTTTGCGCAATCGTACGGAATCGAACTCGACCAACTGGCGAATCGGTTCGATGCAAAGTTGGAGCGGCGGTTCGAGATGTTGGAGCAGAGATTTTCCAGCGCAGCGAGTGTGACGGATCACGTGGCGCGCGTGATAGACAGGTTTGCGGCTGCGGCGGATGAACTTGCAGCGCTAACAAACTTGGCACGCGAGTCTGAGAAGTTTGCGCTTGCGCAAGGCGTCGAACTTTCGCGTGTGCGCGAAGAGCTAGAGACGACAAAGCACGCGCATCAGGATGAGATTGTTCGGTTGACCGCTTGGGCGCGTGAGTCAGAGGCGTACGCACGTGCGCATGAGGATGAGCTATCGCGTGCGCGCGAAGAGCTAGAAGCGACGAAGCAAGCGCATGCAGAAGAGGTCGCAAGACTGACAGGTTCGGCGCGTGAGAGTGAGGTGCGCGCGAGTGCGCAAAGCGATGAGCTTAAATTGGTACGTCAAGAGCTAGAGACGATCGTACGTGTTCGGGAAGAAGAAGCAATTTCGCAGGGCAAGGAGATTCGTCGGCTTAGTGCCGAAATCGAGTCATTGACCGCCAAAATTGAAAAATATGCCAAGTTTTGGTTATTCAGGGTGCTTCGACCGCCAGTTGTGGAAGGGAGTGGAAGGGGGGGGCAGAATAGCTGA
- a CDS encoding ABC transporter ATP-binding protein, which produces MGTISVVNLGKAYKQYPTRWSRLLEWITPSHKRHHTLKWVLRDVSFTVNAGEAVGILGINGAGKSTLLKMITGTTQPTSGSIHVAGRTAALLELGMGFHPDFTGRQNVFMAGQLLGLSMEEITRLMPEIEAFAEIGNYLDEPVRVYSSGMQMRLAFSVATAQRPDVLIVDEALSVGDAYFQHKSFDRIREFRNQGTTLLIVSHDKGAIQSICDRAILLNGGRLAMEGEPEAVIDYYNAMLAERENQTVRQHVIDSGKVQTISGSGEAAIIEIDLLDENNERIEVVSVGKPVKLKVVVEAKVAIPELVLGYMIKDRFGQPVFGTNTHHLKRKLTDVPAGAVTTFMFGFPANLGPGTYSIAAALHTADTHIGKNYEWRDLAVVFNVINIDKDLFVGAAWLPPTMECYR; this is translated from the coding sequence ATGGGTACCATCTCCGTAGTTAATCTTGGGAAGGCATACAAACAGTATCCCACGCGCTGGTCACGTTTGCTGGAGTGGATTACGCCTTCTCACAAACGGCACCATACCCTTAAATGGGTGCTTCGGGACGTTTCGTTCACAGTTAACGCAGGAGAGGCTGTAGGTATTCTCGGTATCAACGGAGCGGGGAAGAGCACTCTACTCAAGATGATCACGGGCACCACACAGCCTACCAGCGGTAGCATCCACGTCGCCGGACGCACTGCAGCGCTGCTCGAACTCGGCATGGGTTTCCATCCGGATTTCACAGGACGGCAGAATGTATTTATGGCAGGCCAGCTTCTCGGCCTCAGCATGGAAGAAATTACTCGGCTCATGCCGGAGATTGAAGCTTTTGCCGAAATCGGCAACTACCTCGACGAGCCGGTTCGTGTTTACTCCAGTGGCATGCAGATGCGGCTCGCCTTCAGCGTGGCGACCGCGCAAAGGCCAGACGTGCTCATCGTCGACGAAGCACTTTCAGTAGGAGATGCCTACTTTCAGCATAAGAGCTTCGATCGCATTCGTGAGTTTCGAAACCAAGGTACAACGTTGCTGATCGTTTCACATGATAAGGGTGCCATCCAATCCATCTGTGATCGCGCCATTCTGCTCAATGGAGGGCGTCTTGCAATGGAGGGGGAACCCGAAGCCGTCATTGACTACTACAACGCAATGCTCGCGGAGCGCGAAAATCAAACGGTACGACAGCATGTTATCGATTCGGGCAAGGTGCAAACGATCTCTGGTTCTGGCGAGGCGGCAATTATCGAAATTGACCTTCTCGATGAGAACAACGAACGCATCGAAGTCGTCAGTGTTGGTAAGCCGGTCAAACTGAAGGTGGTTGTCGAGGCCAAGGTGGCCATTCCGGAGCTCGTACTTGGCTACATGATAAAGGACAGATTTGGGCAACCTGTATTCGGCACCAACACTCACCATCTGAAGCGTAAGCTAACAGATGTTCCGGCTGGAGCCGTTACTACGTTCATGTTTGGGTTTCCAGCCAACCTGGGGCCAGGAACGTATTCAATCGCGGCCGCCCTGCACACCGCCGACACCCACATCGGCAAGAATTATGAGTGGAGAGACCTTGCGGTTGTTTTCAACGTCATCAACATTGACAAAGACCTATTTGTTGGCGCGGCGTGGCTTCCGCCGACAATGGAGTGCTATCGGTGA
- a CDS encoding ABC transporter permease — translation MNAMLRALWSYRGFILGSVKREFQSKYRNSMLGAVWTVLNPLAMILVYTVIFAEVMRARLPGVDNGFAYSIYLCAGLLTWGLFAEIIGRGQNVFLDNANLLKKLSFPRMCLPVVIILSALLNFAIVFGLFTVFLLVSGNFPGDAFWAMLPLLAILVLFSIGLGVTLGVLNVFFRDIGQFFGIFITFWFWLTPIVYPATALPEGIRDGMVWNPMAALMNSFQQVLTANRWPQWETLWPVSSLALFSVRPGWRSSVAMPAKWWMNSDGYHLRS, via the coding sequence ATGAACGCAATGCTCAGAGCTCTGTGGAGTTATCGCGGCTTCATTCTTGGCAGTGTAAAACGGGAATTCCAGTCCAAATACCGCAACTCGATGCTGGGCGCCGTCTGGACTGTGCTCAATCCGCTGGCAATGATCCTCGTCTACACCGTGATCTTCGCCGAGGTCATGCGCGCCCGGCTCCCCGGCGTCGACAACGGCTTCGCCTACAGCATTTACCTGTGCGCGGGCCTTCTCACTTGGGGCCTGTTCGCTGAGATTATCGGACGCGGTCAGAACGTCTTTCTCGATAACGCGAACCTTTTGAAGAAGCTCAGCTTTCCGCGCATGTGCCTACCGGTAGTCATCATCCTGAGCGCACTGCTCAACTTTGCCATCGTTTTCGGCCTGTTCACTGTCTTCCTGCTGGTTTCCGGAAACTTTCCAGGCGATGCCTTTTGGGCGATGCTGCCCCTGCTGGCGATCCTCGTCCTTTTTTCGATTGGGCTGGGGGTCACGCTGGGCGTGCTCAACGTCTTCTTTCGCGACATCGGCCAGTTCTTCGGAATCTTCATCACCTTCTGGTTTTGGCTCACTCCGATTGTCTATCCGGCGACGGCCTTGCCTGAGGGAATTCGTGACGGCATGGTATGGAACCCGATGGCCGCGCTCATGAACAGTTTTCAGCAGGTCTTGACGGCGAACCGTTGGCCGCAGTGGGAAACCCTGTGGCCGGTATCCTCGCTGGCTCTTTTTTCTGTGCGACCGGGCTGGCGCTCTTCCGTCGCCATGCCGGCGAAATGGTGGATGAACTCTGATGGGTACCATCTCCGTAGTTAA
- a CDS encoding mannose-1-phosphate guanylyltransferase/mannose-6-phosphate isomerase, translating into MVTPVILSGGSGTRLWPLSREKQPKQLLALSGPRTMLQETALRLGGFADDQDGCDPTIVVCNAEHRFMAAEQLRSSGVAGARIVLEPVGRNTAPALTLAALAACAGGGDPILLVMPADHVVTDRDAFQLSVTAGLPAARAGAVVTFGIVPSRPETGYGYIRTGGRRDDGALKLVAFVEKPSADRASEYVASGQYLWNSGLFMMRASVWLKALAALNPRMAQACSTSFERAEQDADFLRVDADAFAACPSDSIDYAVMEKLAAHSDLCIDGVVVPMSAGWSDVGAWDALWDVMEKDAAGNASHGDTVLEGCENSLLYGGARLIAGVGLNNVVVVETPDAVLVVDKSRTQDVKKIVTRLKTEGRALADSHRKIYRPWGWYDSIDFGERFQVKRIVVTPGAKLSLQMHHHRAEHWIVVKGTAEVTNGEKVFLMSENESTYIPLGHVHRLANPGKVPLEIIEVQSGTYLGEDDIVRFEDTYGRAQDEGEKT; encoded by the coding sequence ATGGTAACTCCCGTTATTCTCTCCGGCGGCTCAGGCACCCGTCTGTGGCCTCTCTCACGCGAGAAGCAGCCCAAGCAGCTGCTGGCCCTCTCGGGACCGCGCACAATGCTCCAGGAGACGGCCCTCAGGTTGGGAGGTTTCGCGGACGACCAGGACGGTTGTGACCCGACGATTGTCGTGTGCAACGCCGAGCATCGGTTCATGGCAGCCGAACAACTCAGGTCCTCTGGTGTTGCAGGGGCGCGTATCGTGCTTGAGCCGGTTGGTCGCAACACTGCCCCCGCGCTGACGCTGGCCGCTCTCGCGGCGTGTGCTGGTGGTGGCGATCCCATCCTTCTCGTGATGCCGGCGGATCACGTCGTCACCGATCGCGACGCGTTTCAGTTGTCCGTAACTGCAGGTTTGCCGGCCGCTCGCGCTGGCGCAGTGGTGACTTTCGGTATCGTCCCGTCCCGCCCGGAGACGGGTTATGGCTACATCCGCACAGGCGGCCGCCGCGACGACGGCGCCCTCAAGCTCGTTGCGTTCGTCGAAAAGCCCTCTGCCGATCGCGCGAGTGAATACGTTGCGTCGGGCCAATATCTTTGGAACAGCGGTCTATTCATGATGCGCGCCAGCGTCTGGCTCAAGGCGCTGGCGGCGCTCAATCCGAGAATGGCGCAGGCCTGCAGTACTTCGTTCGAACGGGCCGAACAGGACGCCGACTTTCTCCGCGTCGATGCTGATGCGTTCGCAGCATGCCCGTCCGACTCTATCGACTATGCGGTCATGGAGAAGCTCGCTGCTCACTCAGACCTCTGCATCGACGGCGTCGTCGTGCCGATGTCCGCGGGGTGGTCCGACGTCGGCGCCTGGGACGCGCTGTGGGACGTCATGGAGAAGGACGCCGCCGGCAACGCATCCCACGGAGACACCGTACTGGAAGGTTGCGAGAACAGCCTGCTGTACGGTGGCGCGCGGCTCATCGCCGGTGTCGGACTCAATAACGTCGTAGTCGTCGAAACGCCCGATGCGGTGCTGGTGGTCGACAAGTCGCGCACGCAGGACGTCAAGAAGATCGTCACCCGTCTCAAGACCGAAGGCCGCGCGCTCGCGGACTCACATCGCAAGATCTATCGCCCCTGGGGTTGGTACGACTCGATCGACTTCGGCGAGCGGTTCCAGGTTAAGCGCATCGTCGTTACACCCGGTGCAAAGTTGAGTCTGCAGATGCACCATCACCGTGCCGAGCACTGGATTGTCGTCAAGGGCACCGCCGAGGTCACCAACGGAGAAAAGGTATTTCTGATGTCGGAAAACGAATCGACCTACATCCCGCTCGGTCATGTGCACCGCCTCGCAAACCCCGGCAAGGTGCCGCTCGAAATCATTGAGGTCCAGTCAGGCACCTACCTCGGCGAGGACGACATCGTGCGTTTCGAGGATACCTACGGCCGCGCGCAGGACGAGGGTGAGAAGACATGA
- a CDS encoding NAD-dependent epimerase codes for MKILVTGAAGFIGMHTSEVLLARGDQVVGLDNLNDYYDPQLKLDRLARLTPHPAFRFVKLDVADRAGMERLFAEEKFDRVIHLAAQAGVRYSLQNPHAYIESNVVGFTNILEGCRRNKVGHLVYASSSSVYGGNTRMPFSEHDNVDHPVSLYAATKKANELMAHTYSHLYGLPTTGLRFFTVYGPWGRPDMALFLFTKAILEGRPIDVFNHGKMKRDFTYIDDIVEGVIRTLDRTAEPDPTFDPLNPDPGRGAAPYRVFNIGNNNPVELMAFIEAIEAAVGRKAEKNFMPLQDGDVPATYADTSELNVWTGFAPATSVGEGVERFAKWYRAYYET; via the coding sequence ATGAAGATCCTCGTAACCGGCGCAGCCGGATTCATCGGCATGCACACCAGCGAGGTGCTCCTCGCCCGCGGCGACCAGGTAGTCGGCCTCGACAACCTCAACGACTACTACGACCCCCAGCTCAAGCTCGACCGCCTCGCGCGCCTCACGCCCCACCCGGCCTTCCGCTTCGTCAAGCTCGACGTCGCCGACCGCGCCGGCATGGAGCGCCTCTTCGCCGAAGAGAAATTCGACCGCGTCATCCACCTCGCCGCCCAGGCCGGCGTCCGTTACTCGCTGCAGAACCCGCACGCCTACATCGAGAGCAACGTCGTCGGCTTCACCAACATCCTCGAAGGCTGCCGCCGCAACAAGGTCGGCCACCTCGTCTATGCCAGCAGCTCCAGCGTCTACGGCGGCAACACCAGGATGCCGTTCTCCGAACATGACAACGTCGACCACCCCGTCAGCCTCTACGCCGCGACGAAAAAGGCCAACGAGCTGATGGCCCACACCTACAGCCACCTCTACGGCCTCCCCACCACCGGCCTGCGCTTCTTCACCGTCTACGGCCCCTGGGGCCGCCCCGACATGGCGCTCTTCCTCTTCACCAAAGCCATCCTCGAAGGCCGCCCGATCGACGTCTTCAACCACGGCAAGATGAAGCGCGACTTCACCTACATCGACGACATCGTCGAAGGCGTCATCCGCACCCTCGACCGCACCGCCGAACCCGACCCCACCTTCGACCCGCTCAATCCCGACCCTGGCCGTGGCGCCGCGCCCTACCGTGTCTTCAACATCGGCAACAACAACCCGGTCGAGCTAATGGCATTCATCGAGGCGATCGAGGCAGCCGTCGGGCGGAAGGCGGAGAAGAATTTTATGCCGCTGCAGGACGGGGATGTGCCGGCGACCTACGCCGATACGTCGGAACTTAACGTCTGGACGGGCTTTGCCCCGGCCACGAGCGTCGGTGAGGGGGTAGAGCGCTTCGCCAAATGGTACCGCGCCTACTATGAAACGTAA
- the waaA gene encoding lipid IV(A) 3-deoxy-D-manno-octulosonic acid transferase, which produces MPARLPYALLWLLALPFVVLRLVWRGRKQPGYLQHVGERFGRYGCRAPLPVIWVHAVSVGETRAAEPVVRALLARWPDHSVLVTHMTPTGRETSQALFGKETRVLRCYLPYDLRPFVRRFLRHFQPRAGIVMETELWPTLLAACRNTGVPVVLANARLSERSARRYARWPTLTRMTLGALAAIGAQTESDARRLADLGADGVEVTGNIKFDIAPSDALIARGKAFRERIGRRPTVLAASTREGEEALILQAFRDHAPSEAVLMLVPRHPQRFDEVARLVEAGGFKVQRRSNEMPVAAGTRVWLGDSMGEMFAYYAAADVALIGGSWLPFGGQNLIEACAVGTPVVLGPHTFNFAQVAELAIAAGAALRAGDIGEGMRSAAALLRDEAARRAAGEAGRNFAAAHRGATARTMQIVERLSAGP; this is translated from the coding sequence ATGCCTGCTCGCCTCCCTTACGCGCTTTTGTGGCTGCTCGCCCTGCCCTTCGTGGTGTTGCGGCTGGTCTGGCGCGGACGGAAACAGCCGGGGTATCTGCAGCACGTCGGCGAGCGCTTCGGGCGCTACGGATGTCGCGCGCCGTTGCCCGTGATCTGGGTGCATGCGGTGTCGGTCGGCGAGACGCGGGCGGCGGAGCCGGTGGTGCGGGCGCTGCTGGCACGCTGGCCGGATCATTCGGTGCTGGTGACGCACATGACGCCGACGGGGCGGGAGACATCGCAGGCGCTCTTCGGCAAGGAGACGCGGGTGCTGCGCTGCTACCTGCCTTACGACCTGCGTCCGTTCGTGCGTCGCTTTCTACGGCACTTCCAGCCGCGGGCGGGCATCGTGATGGAGACGGAACTGTGGCCGACCCTGCTCGCTGCCTGCCGCAACACCGGCGTCCCCGTGGTTCTGGCGAACGCGCGGCTGTCGGAGCGTTCCGCGCGGCGCTATGCGCGCTGGCCGACGCTGACGCGGATGACGCTCGGCGCACTGGCGGCGATCGGGGCGCAGACGGAGTCCGACGCGCGGCGGCTCGCGGACCTGGGTGCGGACGGAGTGGAGGTCACTGGCAACATCAAGTTCGATATCGCACCGTCGGATGCGCTGATTGCGCGGGGAAAAGCCTTCCGGGAGCGTATCGGCAGGCGGCCGACGGTGCTCGCGGCGAGTACGCGCGAGGGGGAGGAGGCGCTGATCCTGCAGGCGTTCCGGGATCACGCGCCGAGCGAGGCGGTGCTGATGCTCGTACCGCGGCATCCGCAGCGCTTCGACGAAGTGGCACGCCTGGTCGAGGCGGGCGGATTCAAGGTGCAGCGGCGTTCGAACGAGATGCCCGTCGCCGCCGGTACGCGCGTGTGGCTGGGCGATTCGATGGGCGAGATGTTTGCTTATTACGCGGCTGCGGACGTGGCGCTGATTGGCGGGAGCTGGCTGCCCTTCGGCGGACAGAACCTGATCGAGGCCTGCGCGGTGGGCACGCCGGTGGTGCTGGGGCCGCATACGTTCAATTTCGCGCAGGTGGCCGAGTTGGCGATTGCGGCGGGGGCTGCGCTGCGCGCGGGCGACATCGGCGAAGGGATGCGAAGCGCGGCGGCGCTATTGCGGGATGAGGCGGCGCGTCGAGCGGCGGGCGAGGCGGGGCGGAATTTCGCTGCAGCGCATCGCGGGGCGACGGCACGGACGATGCAGATCGTGGAGCGGCTGTCTGCCGGCCCTTGA
- a CDS encoding DUF1902 domain-containing protein — MPKILFVRAEWDADAGVWVATSDDVPGLATEAETLEALSLKLEILVSELLDANGYPDGPEVPFELLARKFSVAHRGIR; from the coding sequence ATGCCCAAGATTCTTTTTGTCCGCGCTGAATGGGACGCTGATGCAGGCGTATGGGTCGCCACATCCGATGACGTACCCGGTCTCGCAACCGAGGCAGAAACCCTTGAAGCCTTGTCGCTCAAGCTGGAAATCCTGGTCTCCGAGTTGCTCGATGCGAATGGCTACCCTGATGGCCCGGAAGTGCCCTTCGAGCTATTGGCACGGAAATTCTCCGTCGCTCACCGTGGTATTCGGTAG
- a CDS encoding TolC family outer membrane protein, with protein sequence MKRAIALSLASLFSATAWSADLLQVYRDAVANDARFAAARAQYEAGQERVVQGRAGLLPTIGANASSTWNDVDTHNPFFGTRRFNSNAWGVQLTQPLFRWQNWIQYKQGELQTALAEVQLGQARHDLILRVSQAYFDVLNAQDALAAQSQLKKAASEQRELAKASFEVGTVTITDVHEAQSRFDLASAQEIAAQNDLDVRRQTLVQIVGTDPSPLAGLRPGLTLSRPQPDSIADWATAAEQGAYGVQAQQITREIAVREVERNRAGHYPTVDVVATHGRNSAGFSTSLGGAASRSDANTIGVQLNVPLYAGGAVSSREREAAALKLKADADLDDARRSAALAARQAYLGVTSGMAQVKALEAAQISSTSALEANRLGYEVGVRINIDVLNAQSQLADTQRQLARARYDTILAQLRLKAAAGTLGEEDVQVIDALLAE encoded by the coding sequence ATGAAGCGCGCGATCGCACTGAGCCTCGCCTCCCTGTTCTCGGCCACCGCCTGGTCGGCCGACCTGCTGCAGGTCTACCGCGACGCCGTCGCCAACGACGCCCGCTTCGCCGCCGCCCGTGCGCAGTACGAAGCGGGCCAGGAGCGTGTCGTGCAGGGCCGGGCCGGGCTGCTGCCGACCATCGGCGCGAACGCGAGCTCGACCTGGAACGACGTCGACACGCACAACCCGTTCTTCGGCACGCGCAGGTTCAACAGCAACGCCTGGGGCGTGCAGCTCACCCAGCCGCTCTTCCGCTGGCAGAACTGGATCCAGTACAAGCAGGGCGAACTGCAGACCGCGCTGGCCGAAGTCCAGCTCGGGCAGGCGCGCCACGACCTGATCCTGCGCGTCTCGCAGGCCTACTTCGACGTCCTCAACGCGCAGGATGCGCTCGCCGCGCAGTCGCAGCTCAAGAAGGCCGCTTCCGAACAGCGCGAGCTCGCCAAGGCGAGCTTCGAGGTCGGCACCGTCACCATCACCGATGTGCACGAAGCACAATCGCGCTTCGACCTCGCCTCCGCGCAGGAAATCGCCGCGCAGAACGACCTCGACGTGCGCCGCCAGACGCTCGTGCAGATCGTCGGCACCGACCCGTCGCCGCTCGCGGGCCTGCGTCCCGGCCTCACGCTGTCCCGCCCGCAGCCGGACAGCATCGCCGACTGGGCAACTGCCGCGGAGCAGGGCGCCTACGGCGTGCAGGCGCAGCAGATCACGCGCGAGATCGCCGTGCGCGAAGTCGAGCGCAACCGCGCCGGCCACTACCCCACGGTCGACGTCGTCGCCACGCACGGGCGCAACAGCGCCGGTTTCAGCACGAGCCTCGGCGGCGCCGCTTCGCGTTCCGACGCCAACACCATCGGCGTGCAGCTCAACGTCCCGCTCTACGCCGGCGGCGCCGTGTCGTCGCGCGAGCGCGAAGCCGCCGCCCTCAAGCTCAAGGCCGACGCCGACCTCGACGACGCCCGCCGCTCTGCCGCGCTCGCCGCGCGCCAGGCCTACCTCGGCGTCACCAGCGGCATGGCCCAGGTCAAGGCCCTCGAAGCCGCCCAGATCTCCTCGACCTCCGCCCTCGAAGCCAACCGCCTCGGCTACGAAGTCGGCGTGCGCATCAACATCGACGTCCTCAACGCCCAGTCCCAGCTCGCCGACACCCAACGCCAGCTCGCCCGCGCCCGCTACGACACCATCCTCGCCCAGCTCCGCCTCAAGGCCGCCGCCGGCACCCTCGGCGAAGAAGACGTCCAGGTCATCGACGCACTGCTGGCCGAGTGA
- a CDS encoding rhodanese-like domain-containing protein, which produces MRQMTAPELAERLADPQGDRPLLLDVRESAEFAICCIEGSLLMPMATVPARQTELDPDDEIVVICHHGGRSAQVCMFLERQGFSKVINLAGGVAAWAAQVDPTMPQY; this is translated from the coding sequence ATGCGACAGATGACCGCCCCCGAACTCGCCGAACGGCTTGCCGACCCCCAGGGGGACAGGCCGCTGCTGCTCGACGTGCGCGAGTCGGCCGAGTTCGCCATCTGTTGCATCGAAGGCTCGCTGCTGATGCCGATGGCGACCGTGCCGGCGCGCCAGACCGAGCTCGACCCGGACGACGAGATCGTCGTCATCTGTCACCACGGCGGGCGCAGCGCGCAGGTGTGCATGTTCCTCGAGCGCCAGGGGTTCTCGAAGGTCATCAACCTGGCGGGCGGCGTCGCCGCGTGGGCGGCCCAGGTCGATCCGACCATGCCGCAGTACTGA
- a CDS encoding protein-L-isoaspartate O-methyltransferase — MNFERARFNMVEQQIRPWDVLDMDVLDLLMTVKREEFVPPAHKTLAFADVEIPLGLGQTMLKPVVEGRILQALPLKRSDSVLEIGTGSGYFAALLAARTDWVRSIEIEPALAKFAADNLNRTGVENVIVEEGDAARGWSCRAPYDVIVVSGGLPMMPQSLLDQLKVGGRMFAFVGEAPVMEARLITRVSEDQYQTEDVFETVVPMLKNVQPKDGFRF, encoded by the coding sequence ATGAACTTCGAACGTGCCCGCTTCAACATGGTCGAGCAGCAAATCCGCCCCTGGGACGTGCTGGATATGGACGTCCTCGACCTCCTGATGACGGTCAAGCGCGAGGAATTCGTTCCTCCCGCCCACAAGACGCTTGCCTTCGCGGATGTCGAGATCCCGCTCGGCCTCGGTCAGACCATGCTCAAGCCCGTCGTCGAAGGCCGCATCCTGCAGGCGCTGCCGCTCAAGCGTTCGGATTCCGTGCTCGAGATCGGCACCGGCTCGGGCTACTTCGCGGCGCTGCTCGCGGCCCGCACCGACTGGGTGCGCTCCATCGAGATCGAGCCGGCGCTCGCGAAGTTCGCGGCCGATAACCTCAATCGCACCGGCGTCGAGAACGTCATCGTCGAAGAAGGCGACGCCGCCCGCGGCTGGAGCTGCCGCGCCCCGTACGACGTGATCGTCGTCTCCGGCGGCCTGCCGATGATGCCGCAGAGCCTGCTCGACCAGCTCAAGGTCGGCGGCCGCATGTTCGCCTTCGTCGGCGAGGCCCCGGTCATGGAAGCCCGCCTGATCACCCGCGTCTCGGAAGACCAGTACCAGACCGAAGACGTGTTCGAAACCGTCGTCCCGATGCTGAAGAACGTGCAGCCCAAGGACGGATTCCGCTTCTGA